DNA sequence from the Methylacidiphilum kamchatkense Kam1 genome:
CTTTTCCCCTAGAAAGAGTCTCTAGTTTATCCTTATAAAGTATGTCCTGTGGGGTCCTTACTCCATACAAAAGAGAAATCCTTCCATAACTAGACCGATTTTGTACAAAAAAAGGAATTGTTGACCAAAGAGGAGGAAGACCAATTCCCCCAGCAATAAGAAGGATATCTTTGGTCGATGCTTCTTGGATTGGCCAGCCATTGCCAAAAGGACCACGAATGCCTAAAATATCCCCTTCTTTTGCATGCTCAATTGCTCGAGTAACACTGCCAACAGAACGAACGGTCAAAAAATATTTTCCTTGGCCCTCTCCATTCCCAGCAATCGAAAGAGCCGCTTCGCCTACCCCAAAAACATAGACCATTAAAAATTGTCCAGGCTTAAAAGTGCATTCATTTTTTTCTAATGGGGAAAGCCAAAGACTAACCACTCGAGAACATTCAACAACTTTCTTTTCGATTATGAAAGCCTTAGGAAGAAGAGAATCAGGAGGTTCGGAAACAGATTGGCATTCCTTTGCTTTCATTGGGAAACGCCTTCTTTTGATTGCACTCTTAAGGCCGCAACCTCTTCAGTAATATCAATTCCAACAGGACACCAGGTTATACAACGGCCACAGCCGACACATCCAGACATTCCAAACTGATCAATCCAACTTGCCAACTTATGACTTAACCATTGCCTATATCTTGATTTTATCGATGATCGAACACTACCTGAAGGCAGATGGCTAAACTCCATGCTATAACAAAAATCCCATCTTCTCCATCTTTCCGCTTTTTGTTCGTTTAAAGATACTGAATCTTCTATTGTCCAACAAAAACATGTAGGACAAACCAATGTACAGGTTGAGCAAGCAATACATCTACTAGCAACATCATCCCAGCGGGAATGCTCCCAATTGTTATAAAATAGTTCTTTTATTCCCGCTGTATCCATTACTTTTGTCATTTGAGTCTTGGCATTCTCAATAACACGAGCAGCAAAGAGAAGATCTTCTTCTTTTACATCTCTTAAAGGTAAAGAGCTGATAAGCTTTTCGCCTCTAGAGCTTCCAATTTCAATAAGGAAAAAGTGTTGTTGTTGATCAATACATTCTGTCAACGCCAAATCAAATCCTCCTTCTGCTTTAGGCCCCGTTCCCATAGACAAACAAAAGCAACAACTTGAAGATTGTCCACACTGAACTACAATGACAAAAGCCTCTTCTCTTCTTCTCACATAAGCCTTGTCTCGAGATTTTCCTTCAGAGAATATCTTGTCTTGAATCAAAGCAGCATGAAGATCACATGACCTTACTCCTAAGAAGGCATATTTCTGTATTTGCGGATTTTCCTCAACAAAAGTAAGACGGCCCGCTTTTTTATCAACCGTCAAGAGGCGTTGTCTTGGAGGAAACAAATATTTTTTCATGCTCTGAAAACCGACATTATAACCAAAAAGAGCTTCATCTGGTCGTCTTTTGATTTGGTATTTCCCCGCCTCTTGAATATCTGTCCATCCAATGGGTAGATCCATTTCGGATTGAATTTCTCCATAGCTAATCGCAGTCTCGCTCAACACAGGTCCAATGATGGTATATCCTTCTTGGTGCAATGCATCGATGAGCTTACCAAAATCTTGCCTTTGCAGTACCTTCTTTTTTTCTAAAAACATAATGTCAGCCATTTCGGTTGAATTTAGGTTGTTTTCTTTTTTTCTAAACCAGATATTGAAGGGCTCGGATAAACAGATAGGGCATAAACATATTGGGCTCTTTCATAGCTAGAAGGATCCGTGCAATTTTTCTGACTCAAAATTCCCCTGATTGACTCCACTGAGGGATATCCTTTTTTTTCCATCCATTCAATGATCCCATTTTTAATTGTTTTCAAATAATCTATGCCATGAAAAAGAAGTGCTGAGCAAAGTTGAACAGTTGTAGCACCTGAAAGAATGGCTTTCAAAGCGTCACTGGCAGACAATACCCCACCTGTTGCCGAAAAATCTAGCTTAATTCTATCGTATAAGATCCCTATCCAAGTAATCCTCAAAAGAAGTTCGTTTTCGGTACTGAGAGCAATTCTAGGTTCTACCTGCAAGTTTTCTAAATCAATATCTGGCTGGAAAAAACGGTTAAAAAGAACCAGGCCATTGATTCCTGTTTTTGCAAGCTCTGTAGAAAAGGATAAAATATTAGTAAAATAAGGACTTAATTTGACTGCAATGGGTATCTTTATAGATTGGCGACAGGCTTTGACGATCTCTAAATATTTTTGTTCCAAATCGGAAGAACTCATAGCGGGATCACAAGGGATAGAATAAATGTTGAGTTCCAAAGCATCAGCTCCTGCTTGCTCCAAAAGCTTAGAAAACTTAATCCATTGCCCTGGACTTTGAGCATTTAAACTGGCAATTACAGGAATACTAACTGTTTCTTTGACCCGTCTTAAATGATCAAGATAGTATTCAGGGCCTATCCTTAATCCAGGGATTTCAGGAACATAACTTAAGGCTTCAGCAAAAGATTCGCTCCCTATTGTTAAGGATCTTTCCAAATGGAGGGCTTCGTTTTCAATATCTTCTTCAAAAAGGGAATAGAGCACTATGGCTCCTGCTCCGATTTCTTCTAAAGCCTTGACTGTATCTAATGATTTGCTCAGTGGAGAAGCTGAAGGAATAAGAGGAGATGACAACTGCAATCCCAAATAGGTTGTTTCTAAACTCACACTCATTCTTTTCTTCCTTTTATCTTAACCAATCTTTTTGTAAGAATCGAGATGATTCCGACAATCCGAAATAGCCTGCGCTAGTAATTCTTCAGCCCTCTCCGGATCGCTTAGAAAAAGCATCCTAAACCTATTTTCCACTAGTTCAGATTTTTCAATATCACATACTTGTTTATCCCAATCTAATTTAAGGCGTTTTCCATCTGGATAGCCTTTTGGATTATAACGGAAAATTGGCCAACGACCTGAGCCGACAACCATTTTTTGATGGTGCATCGCCTTGGCCATATCAATACCATGAGCTATACAATGAGAATAAGCCAAGATAAGGCTTGGACCTTCAAAAGCATCGGCTTCTGTAAAAGCACTCAGTGTATGCTCTTCATCAGCGCCAATTGAGACTGATGCAACATATACATTACCCAAGGAAATTGCCATAAGGGCAAGATCCATTTTGGGAGTTGATTTGCCAGAAGTCGCAAATTTTGCAACTGCTCCCCTTGGTGTTGCTTTCGAAGCCTGTCCGCCTGTATTGGAATAAACTTCTGTATCCAATACCAATATATTAACATTGAAATTTAAGGCTAGGACATGGATTAGTCCTCCTAGTCCAATATCATAAGCCCACCCATCTCCTCCTACAATCCAGACGCTTTTCTTTGAAAGATAATCAGCCGCTGTCAAAAACACTTTTGAATCCGGAAATTTCAATGCCTCCAATCTTTCCTTGAGGAACTTAATCCGCTTTTTTTGATCTGAATATTCCTTTGTCGTCATCTCTTCGACATTAATTAATTCTTGGACTAGATTTTGCTCTATCCAACCACTTTCACCTAATTGGGTTAAAAGCTTGCGAGCCCACTGGCCGATCGCATCCAATCCTAGACGAAAGCCAAGACCAAATTCCGCATTGTCTTCAAATAGCGAATTTGCCCAAGCAGGTCCTCTACCATCCTTGTCTTTTGCCCAAGGAGTAGTAGGTAAGTTGCCCCCATATATCGAGGAGCAACCAGTAGCATTAGCAATAAGCAGCCTATCACCAAAGAGTTGGCTTAATAATTTTAAGTAAGGTGTTTCCCCACACCCAGCACAGGCTCCCGGAAATTCGAATAACGGACGTAAAAGAGCCACTTGTCTTACAGATCCGAAGTCAATTTTTTCTTTCTCAACGTCTGGAATTCCTTGGAAATATTCAAAAAGACTCTCTTCAGTTTTAGTAAAAAGCTCCTTGCGGCTTCTCATATGTATGGCCTTTTTGCTTGGGGAGTACTTATCAAATGCCGGGCACACATCCACACATATTCCACAGCCCGTACAATCGGCTTCTGAAACAGCAATGGTGTAGAATAAACCATCCCATTCAGGGTATCGTGCATCCGCTTTTAAAAAACCTCCTGGAGCTTTTTCAACAAATGTCGAATCATAAACTTTAGCCCGCAGCACCGCATGAGGACATGCCATGACACATTTACCGCATTGAATACAAAGGGATGGTTCCCAAAGAGGTACTTCAAGGGAAATATTACGCTTTTCCCACTGAGAGGTTGCCGTAGGAAAAGCACCAAAAGGAGAAAAAGCACTTACAGGAAGTCTGTCGCCACGTAATGCAATCATTTCTCCAATGACACTTTTTACATATTCAGGCGCCTTTTCGGAAACTGGAGGTAACACCGGAACCGAACCAAGGCTTTTCCCATCTAGTTTAACTCTACAAAGAGCTTTTAATGCCTTTTCTAAAGCCTCGAAATTTTTTCTAACCACTTCCTCTCCCCGATATCCATAACTGCTACGAATATGGTCTCTGATATAATCCAAAGCCTCATCAATTGGAATGAGAGCGGTAAGCTCAAAAAAAGCTATTTGCATGATCGTGTTTATCCTGCTTCCCAAGCCGCAGTCTTTAGCGATCTTGTAGGCGTCAATAACAAAAAATTGGATACGCTTGGATAATATTTTCTGCTGGACTTCCCGCGGAATCTTATCCCAGGTTTCATCAGGACTATAAGGGCTATTCACTAACAAAATGCCCCCATTTTTAATGCCTTTGAGGATATCATATTTAAAGAGAAATTCGAACTGATGACAGCCCACAAAATCAGGTTTTTCAACTAAATAGGGTGCAGTAATGGGACTGGATCCAAATCTCAGGTGTGAAATCGTCAAGGAACCAGACTTTTTAGAATCATAGACAAAATAACCTTGAGCACAAAGACCTACATTTTCCCCGATAATTTTGATCGTATTTTTATTAGCGCTTACCGTCCCATCTGAACCTAATCCATAAAACACCGCTTCATAGAGAGTTTTGTTTTCTATAGTAAAGGATTCATCGACAGCAATGCTGCTCTGAGTGAGGTCATCTTCAATCCCCACCGTAAATGATCCTTGAGGATCCTTTTTGGAAAGGTGATCAAATACCGCTTTAGCCATTGCTGGAGTAAACTCTTTGGAGGATAGCCCATATCTGCCTCCTATAACTCTAGGCAGATCCAAGAATGGGAACCAACTCTTGTCCACGTTGTTTAATATGGCCGAAGCAACCTGCACAAAAAGTGGTTCGCCCACAGCCCCTGGTTCTTTGCACCTATCCAGCACCCCAATAATCTTCGTGGTCCGAGGAAAGCACTTTAAAAAACTTTGCTGATCGAAAGGACTAAACAATCTAACCTTAACGACTCCAGTTTTATAGCCTAGAGAATTTAAGCTATCTACAACTCTACAAAGGGTTTCTGAAGCCGATCCCATCACAACCACAACCATTGTTGCTTGGGGATCCCCATGATATTCAAACAATTTATAGTGACGCCCCGTCAGAGCCCCCACTCTATCCATGATGCTTTGCACAATCCCAGGACATGCCAAGTAAAATGGATTAGCTCTTTCCCTAGCTTGAAAAAATACATCAGGGTTTTGAGCACTTCCATAAAGCAGCGGCCTTTCGGGATTAAGCCCACGCTGTCTAAACTTCAAAATTGCCTCAACAGAAATAAGCTCTTTGATTTGCCCCTCTTCTATTTGTTTAATTGTGTTGATTTCGTGACTGGTTCGAAAGCCATCAAAAAAATGAAGAAAGGGTAAAGAGGCTTCTAAAGAGGAGAGATGGGCAATGAGTGCCAAATCAGCTGCCTCTTGCACAGAATGGGAGCATAAGAGAGCAAATCCTGTAGTTCGAGCAGCCATGACATCGCTATGATCCCCAAAAATGGACAACGCATGGGTAGCAATGGTTCTAGAAGCCACATGAAAAACTGCAGGCAGCAGTTCCCCTGCCATCTTGTACATATTTGGCAACATTAATAAAAGTCCTTGGGAAGCAGTAAAAGTCGAAGCAAGGCTTCCAGTTAGAAGGGCACCATGTAATACCCCAGCAACTCCACCCTCACTTTGCATTTCAACAACCTGAGGAAGAAGTCCCCAAAGGTTTGTTTTTCTTTCTGCTCTCCATTTATCTACCCATTCTCCCATAGGCGAAGATGGAGTTATAGGATAGATGGCTATCACTTCGCTCAGAAGATAAGCAATTCTTGCAACTGCCTCATTAGCGTCAATTGTTCTGCATGAAACCCCAGCCATGGTCTTTAATGTAGCTTAGCAGTAGGAATAGTTAAACTTTAAAGAATCTTAGGATTTAACCCTAATTGAAAGAACTAATGAAATGAGAGCTTTTCCTGTTTTTGGCTAAAATCATAGGTTATAGTATGGTCAATGGATAGATTTGGTCCAAAAAAGTTTAAAATTACCAAAAGAGAATTTCAATCCATCCTCGATGCTCTTAAAAGAAAAGGATTCAAAACCATCGGTCCAACGGTTTCAAAAGACGCTATTGTCTATGAAGAAATTGACTCTTTGAACGATCTTCCCATAGGCATAGGAGATGAACAGGAAGCAGGAAGCTATCGGCTTAAAAAAAGAACAGAGGCTACCCTATTTGGTTTTGCATCTTCACCCCACAGCTGGAAACAGTTCTTATTCCCATCCCAAGAAAAAATATTTTCTATCCATCAGCCCACCGAAAAAACGTCGCCTCCTTTGATTAATCCATCAGTTACGCAACCTCCTCCACTGGCTTTCATTGGGGTCAGATCTTGTGATCTGCAGGCTATTGCTATACAGAACCGTGTTTTTTTGGAGGGTCCCTACCCTCACGCCGGTTATAAATCCCGAGCCAGGGGTCTATTTATCCTCGCTGTTAATTGTGCTTATCCTTCTGCCACTTGCTTCTGTTCTTCAATGGGGACAGGACCAAGAGCGAAAAGTGGTTTTGATCTTCTTGTAACCGAAGTTTTAAACGGTCAAAAAGAACCTTTCTATCTAATCGAAGCTGGTAGTTCTCAGGGAGAAGAAATCATTGCGCAAATCGAAAAGACCGATGCTACGGAAGAAGACTTAAAAAAAGAGAATGGTGTTATTCAAAATGCTGAAAAACAGATCCTTCGTCGCATTGAAACCCAAGGAATTAAAGAACTGCTTTATAATAATCAGCAACACCCTCGATGGACAGAAATAGCCCAAAGGTGTCTTTCCTGTGCCAACTGCACTTTTGTTTGTCCAACCTGCTTTTGCTCCACTCTTATTGATATTCCCAGAAAGGCACAAGAGATAGAAAGATGGATGGTATGGGATTCTTGCTTTACTCTGAATTTCACGCATACTCCAGCTGGAAGTGTGAGAAAAAGCGTTTTATCTCGTTACCGACAATGGATGACCCATAAACTAGCTTCATGGATAGATCAATTTGGGCTATCCGGTTGCGTAGGCTGTGGCCGTTGCATTACCTGGTGTCCTGTTGGTATTGACATCACGGAGGAAGCTGAAATTATTAGAA
Encoded proteins:
- a CDS encoding 4Fe-4S dicluster domain-containing protein, which gives rise to MDRFGPKKFKITKREFQSILDALKRKGFKTIGPTVSKDAIVYEEIDSLNDLPIGIGDEQEAGSYRLKKRTEATLFGFASSPHSWKQFLFPSQEKIFSIHQPTEKTSPPLINPSVTQPPPLAFIGVRSCDLQAIAIQNRVFLEGPYPHAGYKSRARGLFILAVNCAYPSATCFCSSMGTGPRAKSGFDLLVTEVLNGQKEPFYLIEAGSSQGEEIIAQIEKTDATEEDLKKENGVIQNAEKQILRRIETQGIKELLYNNQQHPRWTEIAQRCLSCANCTFVCPTCFCSTLIDIPRKAQEIERWMVWDSCFTLNFTHTPAGSVRKSVLSRYRQWMTHKLASWIDQFGLSGCVGCGRCITWCPVGIDITEEAEIIRKTSPVKMPS
- a CDS encoding dihydroorotate dehydrogenase-like protein, which produces MSVSLETTYLGLQLSSPLIPSASPLSKSLDTVKALEEIGAGAIVLYSLFEEDIENEALHLERSLTIGSESFAEALSYVPEIPGLRIGPEYYLDHLRRVKETVSIPVIASLNAQSPGQWIKFSKLLEQAGADALELNIYSIPCDPAMSSSDLEQKYLEIVKACRQSIKIPIAVKLSPYFTNILSFSTELAKTGINGLVLFNRFFQPDIDLENLQVEPRIALSTENELLLRITWIGILYDRIKLDFSATGGVLSASDALKAILSGATTVQLCSALLFHGIDYLKTIKNGIIEWMEKKGYPSVESIRGILSQKNCTDPSSYERAQYVYALSVYPSPSISGLEKKKTT
- a CDS encoding FAD/NAD(P)-binding protein; this translates as MKAKECQSVSEPPDSLLPKAFIIEKKVVECSRVVSLWLSPLEKNECTFKPGQFLMVYVFGVGEAALSIAGNGEGQGKYFLTVRSVGSVTRAIEHAKEGDILGIRGPFGNGWPIQEASTKDILLIAGGIGLPPLWSTIPFFVQNRSSYGRISLLYGVRTPQDILYKDKLETLSRGKDISVKIAVELATARTWNGHIGNVLNLISQAQFHPLSTIVFVCGPEPMMRFCAYTLLKYGIAKENIYFSMERNMRCAVGSCGHCQFGPLFLCKNGPVFSYQTIEPFLNIAEI
- a CDS encoding 4Fe-4S dicluster domain-containing protein; protein product: MFLEKKKVLQRQDFGKLIDALHQEGYTIIGPVLSETAISYGEIQSEMDLPIGWTDIQEAGKYQIKRRPDEALFGYNVGFQSMKKYLFPPRQRLLTVDKKAGRLTFVEENPQIQKYAFLGVRSCDLHAALIQDKIFSEGKSRDKAYVRRREEAFVIVVQCGQSSSCCFCLSMGTGPKAEGGFDLALTECIDQQQHFFLIEIGSSRGEKLISSLPLRDVKEEDLLFAARVIENAKTQMTKVMDTAGIKELFYNNWEHSRWDDVASRCIACSTCTLVCPTCFCWTIEDSVSLNEQKAERWRRWDFCYSMEFSHLPSGSVRSSIKSRYRQWLSHKLASWIDQFGMSGCVGCGRCITWCPVGIDITEEVAALRVQSKEGVSQ
- the nifJ gene encoding pyruvate:ferredoxin (flavodoxin) oxidoreductase, with translation MAGVSCRTIDANEAVARIAYLLSEVIAIYPITPSSPMGEWVDKWRAERKTNLWGLLPQVVEMQSEGGVAGVLHGALLTGSLASTFTASQGLLLMLPNMYKMAGELLPAVFHVASRTIATHALSIFGDHSDVMAARTTGFALLCSHSVQEAADLALIAHLSSLEASLPFLHFFDGFRTSHEINTIKQIEEGQIKELISVEAILKFRQRGLNPERPLLYGSAQNPDVFFQARERANPFYLACPGIVQSIMDRVGALTGRHYKLFEYHGDPQATMVVVVMGSASETLCRVVDSLNSLGYKTGVVKVRLFSPFDQQSFLKCFPRTTKIIGVLDRCKEPGAVGEPLFVQVASAILNNVDKSWFPFLDLPRVIGGRYGLSSKEFTPAMAKAVFDHLSKKDPQGSFTVGIEDDLTQSSIAVDESFTIENKTLYEAVFYGLGSDGTVSANKNTIKIIGENVGLCAQGYFVYDSKKSGSLTISHLRFGSSPITAPYLVEKPDFVGCHQFEFLFKYDILKGIKNGGILLVNSPYSPDETWDKIPREVQQKILSKRIQFFVIDAYKIAKDCGLGSRINTIMQIAFFELTALIPIDEALDYIRDHIRSSYGYRGEEVVRKNFEALEKALKALCRVKLDGKSLGSVPVLPPVSEKAPEYVKSVIGEMIALRGDRLPVSAFSPFGAFPTATSQWEKRNISLEVPLWEPSLCIQCGKCVMACPHAVLRAKVYDSTFVEKAPGGFLKADARYPEWDGLFYTIAVSEADCTGCGICVDVCPAFDKYSPSKKAIHMRSRKELFTKTEESLFEYFQGIPDVEKEKIDFGSVRQVALLRPLFEFPGACAGCGETPYLKLLSQLFGDRLLIANATGCSSIYGGNLPTTPWAKDKDGRGPAWANSLFEDNAEFGLGFRLGLDAIGQWARKLLTQLGESGWIEQNLVQELINVEEMTTKEYSDQKKRIKFLKERLEALKFPDSKVFLTAADYLSKKSVWIVGGDGWAYDIGLGGLIHVLALNFNVNILVLDTEVYSNTGGQASKATPRGAVAKFATSGKSTPKMDLALMAISLGNVYVASVSIGADEEHTLSAFTEADAFEGPSLILAYSHCIAHGIDMAKAMHHQKMVVGSGRWPIFRYNPKGYPDGKRLKLDWDKQVCDIEKSELVENRFRMLFLSDPERAEELLAQAISDCRNHLDSYKKIG